A genomic region of Dreissena polymorpha isolate Duluth1 chromosome 4, UMN_Dpol_1.0, whole genome shotgun sequence contains the following coding sequences:
- the LOC127878303 gene encoding uncharacterized protein LOC127878303: protein MEYSSAAWSTTAKTNQQALDKVQNQALRIITGATKSTPIAFMEKLTGIQPLHERRQTKVLLQAEKFKSLPDHPIKARLTEGTKNRLKRGSFVHQVKTLNRQFAQQLDTQTTPLSSEDIVNPTANDLSKDFPSDLWTHVYTDGSATRAVEDGGAGILIRYPSGRNETHFMATGKRCSNYKAETEALMKAASMIENSPEDTTSVVFLTDARSVLEALTNNTFPKLAKLMTRLSNNLKIALQWIPAHCGVSGNEEADQLAKQGAKTEQPNTQVTYREKVSIIKAITRPQQEQDAYHLLNRAEQVVMVRLRSGHNRLNAHLYRKYKLVPSPLCPCGEEEQTAEHVLQRCKRHDQERAAKWSEDTTLNRKLYGGLEDLRRTTTFIAETGIIV, encoded by the exons ATGGAATATAGCTCAGCAGCATGGTCCACTACAGCCAAGACCAACCAGCAAGCCCTCGACAAGGTACAGAACCAAGCACTGCGAATCATAACAGGGGCCACCAAGTCGACACCCATTGCCTTCATGGAAAAGCTTACTGGTATACAGCCACTGCATGAAAGAAGACAAACTAAAGTACTTCTACAGGCTGAAAAGTTCAAATCCCTACCTGACCATCCAATAAAAGCTAGACTTACTGAAGGTACTAAAAACCGGCTGAAGAGAGGTAGCTTTGTACACCAAGTGAAGACACTTAACAGACAGTTTGCACAACAGCTGGACACTCAAACAACTCCACTCAGCTCTGAAGACATTGTTAATCCAACAGCAAATGATCTTTCAAAA GATTTCCCATCAGATCTGTGGACACATGTATACACAGACGGATCAGCTACTAGAGCCGTTGAAGACGGAGGAGCTGGGATCCTCATCAGATATCCATCAGGCAGAAATGAAACACACTTCATGGCCACAGGAAAGAGGTGCAGCAATTACAAAGCTGAGACAGAAGCACTCATGAAGGCAGCCTCTATGATTGAGAACTCTCCTGAAGATACCACCTCAGTAGTATTCCTCACAGATGCAAGATCAGTCCTTGAAGCTCTGACAAACAACACCTTCCCAAAACTAGCTAAACTTATGACAAGACTCAGCAATAACCTCAAAATAGCACTCCAGTGGATACCTGCCCACTGTGGAGTGTCAGGAAACGAGGAGGCTGACCAACTAGCTAAACAGGGAGCAAAAACAGAGCAACCAAATACCCAGGTTACATACAGAGAGAAAGTCAGCATCATAAAGGCAATCACCAGGCCCCAGCAAGAGCAAGATGCTTATCACCTGCTTAACAGAGCAGAACAAGTAGTGATGGTTCGACTACGCTCAGGACACAACAGACTGAATGCCCACTTGTACAGAAAATACAAGCTGGTACCCTCACCACTCTGTCCATGTGGAGAAGAGGAACAAACTGCTGAACATGTTCTTCAAAGATGCAAAAGACACGATCAGGAGCGAGCTGCGAAGTGGTCCGAAGACACAACCCTCAACAGAAAACTGTATGGAGGTCTGGAAGATCTAAGACGGACTACAACATTCATTGCAGAAACTGGCATTATTGTGTAG